The following is a genomic window from Carassius gibelio isolate Cgi1373 ecotype wild population from Czech Republic chromosome B20, carGib1.2-hapl.c, whole genome shotgun sequence.
AAAAAGGTGGCTCTGAAGCCAAAATGCTAAGGCTTCCAGAATTATTCTCAACAGGACAGAGATGATGTAGAAAACTGTGGACACTAGCCGCTCAAGGATCTCTTCCTGGTCTATATTTTTACAGGCAGCATAAAGATGAAACACAGCTCCAGGTACCAAGACAGTGACTAGCTGCAACGCCCAGAATACCTACAaacagacaataataataataaaaacattactttccttcctttaggttttttttttcttccaatttGTCATTTCAtcctaaaatgttttttatttgaatgaaaaatcaaaatatgctcaaaatttagtcaccctcatgccatccaagaAAACAGTGCTTCGCTTTATTTCGCTTTTATTCGTATTAATGTAACGTTAAGACATTAAATGATGgcctggagtcgtgtggattactatggatcattgtgatgtttttaacagcagtttggactctcattctgacggcacccattcactacagaggatccaatggtgaTAAAGTGATGAAATGCTTAATTCCTCCAAATCAGGTCaatcaataaagaaacaaactcatctacatcttggatggcctgagggtaagtcagatttcagcacattttcatttaactctttctttctcttatcTCAGTGGAAGTGTCTGTTAGGCTTCCAGTTTTACAGTTATTAGgactcattttttaaatgtttgattttcGGATTTCTGAAATAGTTTCAAAGGTCCCACATACACCTAAATGCCAAATCTTACAGTTACATGTTTGGATtggtaaaattaattaattcattaataaaaagCTGTTAGCTTCCCAGAATTaatctgtttttctttatttctacTTTCTACTTCTTCCTGCATCCATAGTCAATTTTGCCTGACCTTTCATGCATATTTTCATACCACAATAGCAGACTATTAAATCCAAATACTTTTAGAAACTTTTACCTGAGGTGTTATAGGCCTGAACTGGTTGTAACAGTAAAGGTTTATTTCCCTTTTGTCTGGATCACAGCTGAAGTGGAGGGCCTCATTGCCATAGACGGTGAATCCAAGGACTCCAAGGAAAAATGTACGCACTGAGCCAAAAAACAGTGTGTGAAACTGGCCTATCACTGTCGGAGGCCTGAGCTGAAATATGCAATGAAGAGATTATAACATGCAAGTACAAGACCAGACATGCATCCACTAAAACTTTACATTATATACTTACACATCCTTCATAAAAGTTTTTGATGTAgtttaatgacataatttggCTTCACAACTCTGCATCATTCTATGGTAGCTTGTCACCATCATTGCCAGTCTTCTAAGCCTCAGGCAGAGGCAAATGGCAGTTCCGAACCTCCACATGACCTTTCGCTTTAGAAACCCCTTGTCAATGCATGCATTCTCTTTTTATCCGCAGTGCCTTCATCAATTTACTCACacagtgcaaaaaacaaaaaaaacaaaaacaaaaaagaaaataacaaaggCCATGGGACATGTGGTCAGCCCATAGGCTAATCCCTATTCAACTCTGTCAGCGAAAAAACAACTCTTGTATCTCACAATAGAACAGAGCAAACATGACAATTGCAACGAAATGCAATTGTACCACTGGGCAGATCACATAATGGAAAACAACAATTAATAAATTACTCAAATTACCGAGCACGCCTTAAACAAACTATTCTTATCAAGGTAACAATAAATGGCATTTAAGTTAAGTGCATTTTTAAAACAACAGTTGGTTGAGTAATGATATCTTGGGATTTTGAGACTCTCTAAATTATTCAGAAGTATATAGTtccataaacatatatatttttctttattacatATATCTATATTTTGCATTTGTAGCTGCACATCCACCTCTGCTTGACAGGCCTACTGAAAGTTCCTCTAGACGTTCCTTCAGTGTTTCTACTCTAAAACCACAGCACAAGTAACGTTCACACGGTTAGAAACGTTTCACAAACGTTAAATCGTCGATTAAAAGTCCACACACCAACCGTAATCCAGGCGGAGAGCTGTTCATCCCCCTTCTTAATCAGAACCGAGGTCCTGCTCTCATGTCACTGCGTCCCGAGGGAAAGACAGACCTGCTGGAAAAGCCGCATGTTGGGGGCGCCTTTCTGACGGCAAGCTTTTTCGACTCATAAACCAAAGAGCAAACAGACAAGCAAGTCATCAATGAAACGTAGCAAAGAATACATCATGACCACAGAGATGCTAATTACCGAAATAAGAGTGCTGGGGTCTGGCGGTCAAACGGTCATTGCGCACGTGATGCACACGCAAGCATAGCTGTCCATCAGAGTGATGATTCATATATGACCATGCTTGATTGTTTTATTAGCGCACAGAGATCATGGTATAAGAGAGGACTCTGCTATATGAGTTTACATTATTCGTGCGATACCATTGCCGTATTATGAATATGCATTTGTCTATTTATAGCCTATTATTTGTGCATTAAAAAGTCACTGAAAATAAAAACGCAATATTCCAATTTCTTTGAAAATAAAAGCAGGTCTAAATGTGTAAATTACGTTCCATACGTCTGActcaaaactaatttaaaatgcaattctttataaataaataaaatatttgaatatgccTCTTCTCTAATGAAGGTGTTTTAAGTTTCTCTGGAAATTGCGAAGACATCTAATTAAATGactcaaacattattattatttatttatttattttttaaaatgtggcaGTGGCAGCTATGTGCGTCAGTGCTGGTTTTGGATGATGATGAAGGAAACCCATAAACGGCATGTACCTCAACTAAATATTTCAGTTGCATTCTTCTCTAATTACATTTTTCGTCTCCATGCAACTTTTTCACAGGTTGCATCAAGCCACCAGATGTCACTAAATCAACAAATGACATTTCCCCCATGCAACCCAGGTCGGTTGCGAATTATATCCATTTAGCCTATTACCAAAGGCCTTATTTATATCAGCCAACATCTGTGTTTTGGTAAACATACACTATTAGATTTTGTTCGTACGATGTGAGTCAAGGTGAGTAACCAGTCCAGCTGAACTGCTAGAAGGAGAAAGAGTGGGGCATGTAATGGTTTTAATTAGTAGTCTGAAACCCATTCTGGTATGCATGGCGCATGTCAAGTTCAGAATTTGATTATTCTTTTGGCTGATCTATAAGCACACCAGAACCAGTAAAAGTTGTCAAAACACCACATCATTTCTGAATAAGTGTCTGGATGTTTGAATTCAGCTTTCTACTATGAGATTACCAAAGCGTGAAGTCTTTGTATTCAGCATGGCACAAATATGAGTTTTACAGACAAAAAGCAAGGACTTAGACATGATACATTAGTTCTGAGACCAAGGCCAACTGAAAAATCTGATTTTAAGATCTGTCTAGACAAGGAACCTTTCTCATTAGCATTTATAATCCATAAATGACTATTTGCACTAAGTATATGTTTTAATCCTTGTAAGGATGAGAAGCCAAATCTAAACcaagatttgaatttaaaatataatacaaatctcTTTATGTAATTCTTTGGTCACACAAGCCACACAACACGACACAAGCCACACAAAAAGTCTTCTTCATTTGCGCCACATTTTTGCAAGGGACTAGAGAATTTcctttctatctttctttttcaaataccTGTTTTTCCACTCTAGTTGTCCAGACCCTGTTGGTTTTCCTGATTATGTATTTATTGCAATTCTTCCCTCAGTAAATCCCCCCTGCGAGTCATAGAATGAGTATGAAAGAGCTCCAGTCGAACCCTGATAAGGGAGCGCGCGGACAAAAGCTGCACATGCCGAGTCCAGAAAGCACAATCCCAGTTTGTGCTACTGATGAGCGAATGCACTATATGATCAGCATCATTCAGAGATGAGGCTgcgttttatgaaataaaaaaatacactttaaaacatGTCATGaaggatggatagacagacagacacatagatagatagacatatagatagacatatagatagatagatagatagatagatagatagatagatagatagatagatagatagatagatagatagatagatagatagattgaaagataattagatagatagatttaaaaCTGTTTGGTGCTGTGCTCTGCAACAAGGTCCGCATTGAAGTGGTGGCTCCTATGGCAAGCCAATTTAACATGGATTCCTTATATATTATGCTTCTAATACTTGTTTTCTGATTAATACTAATAGTAAAACTGGGAAAGTGAATCGTGACTTGTGGCGAAGAATGAATAAATGCTAGTATCAAATGACTGGTTACAACAGGAACATAGCATAAACAAGTACGAAATTTAAATTATGAGACAAGTCAAGCGTCATTATTTAGCTCAAGTCAgtttagtgttgattcagtttaataaaatgaaaagttaATCTATTTTGAAATGAGTTCATCTCAGCTATTTCTACAGAAGCATTGTCATTATTCAGCTTGAGTTGGTTctgtgttgattcagttcagttggaTAAAAGTGTAGATGTTGCAAGATATGATTAACTTAAAAAGCAGCTACAGAATAGTGTCATTATCCAGCATTTTTGTGAATGAGAAATTTTAATCAATACTATTCActatttgaatttatatatatatatatatatatatatatatatatatatatatatatatatatatatatatatatatatatatatatatataaatatatatatatagatatatctatatctatatatatatatctatatatatatatatatatatatagatatatatatatatatatatagatagatagatagatagatagatagatagatagatagatagatttttttttaactagtagTCTAAAAATATGTGTTGATGACATCAAtacataatagtttttttttttaagagttcaATGTTAAATTGGTTTGCCACAGGCTCCCCCTTTACTTGTTCCTGCCTGTCAAAGAAGCCAGTCAACTTTTAGGGACGTGGCTGAAGACATCGCTCATTTCAGCACTAAGTTTGGCGGACAGCACCTCTTGCTCTTTCACTCTCTATGTCTCTATCCCCACTGGACAACTTTTAAAAACCCTTTCAACTACTCTGCTTTCTAACCACTAAAACAAAATATGAATCACACTTTCTCTGAGGATACCTCAGTCTATGAGAACTTCACAGATGACTGGACATCAGATGGAGGGGAAACGGTGCATTTCATCATTCGATGCGTTATCCCGTCGGTCTACATACTTATCATAACGGTTGGTTTACTGGGCAACATTACTCTTGTGAAAATATTCATCACTACCAGCGCGATGCGAAGTGTACCAAACATTTTCATCTCCAGCCTGGCCGTTGGAGATATTTTGCTTTTGGTCACTTGTGTACCAGTGGACGCGTTCAGGTATTTCTATGAGGAGTGGATTTTTGGAACGGTGGCTTGTAAGATGATCCCGGTGATCCAGCTCACTTCGGTCGGAGTCTCCGTGTTCACTCTCACGGCACTGAGCGCAGACAGGTAAGGCGAAAAATCATCAATGAACAACTGCAATCACtgccacattcaccactgaatgAACGGAAGAGAATGACATTTAGAGATAAAATAATGCTGTTTAACaaataaaactagaaatgagCAACAAACGCGATGTAATTTTCGTAGATtatacattaattttaataaaatgttgacaCGCACACCTATATGTGTTCTTATTTGTAAAactatttaagtttaaattgttatatatatatatatatatatatatatatatatatatatatatatatatatatatattcgtttatTTTGATCTACACATATATTTCAAgctttggcatttttttttacattcatgccAATAAAGAAATTTTGAATtgcattgaataaataaatatgtatgtgtgtgttactaatcaataacttttttgtacacacactttttaaatgtttttagtatattaattgtattatatattgtttatattttatgttgtgcatactgtatatatatacatacatgtgttGTTTATTGCTATATAAACCACAAGAAAATATTCATATTAGGTTTGTAGTTACTGCTTTAAGTCATTAAGCAGTAAAGATTTTATTAAGCACCTGTAGCTGAGAGCAAATGCAAATGACTTTGATTTACAGAGGAATTAATCGTGATGATGAAGATATCATACAACATTTGGCAAGCAGCCTGTAGGGATTCTTTAGTACATTTTATTCATTGCACAGATAAATTTCTCAACAACAAAAATGCAGTTCATTTCTCTGACATTACACAGAGTGATGGGGTCAGGTGGGCACAGAGTACAGTTTTGGACAGATTATGAAAGATTTATTCGGTATGTTGGGTTTTTTATACTTTCTATACACATAAATAAGGCTGGAAGTCATCTATACAGCCTATCCATGACATTAATCTTCTGAATTTGTCCACACCACAGTGAATTTTATTATAGAAAAGCAGCAATTTCATAACCAAATTGGACCAGGGCTGCTGTAAATAACAGAGGCATCATTACAGACTAGACAGGAGGGTCTGGGATAAAGCTTACTAGAAATCATTGTTTATTAAAGAAAATCTCCACATACATTTGGACCATAATTCCCTAATATTTCTTTCCATAAACTGCACCTGAAAGTAGGAATATCTTCTGAATTCAAAGTTTTTATTAGTAGATTACTGTGCCTCAAATCCTAAATGATGATTGACGACCTAATTAATTGACAAGCTCATTTCTGGCTGCAGGTCTGCGAAAGAGCATTAAAAATGTGGCTGAGGATCCATAGTGAAGATGACAAATGTCCTCTCTGTTTCACATACTCAGTCTTATCCTTCATTGTTGTGTCAGTGCTTGGGGGCCCCGGCTAAAGGTGATGACCTTTCCTAGTCTGATTTGTTGCTCTGTCAGTTTGTTGTTTGGAGCACCTGAAAGTTCATTTGTGTCACAGTGATTATGCCAGCACCCTGGGGTCCTAGTAGTTCTCATTTATTGCTATTGATTTGTAGGCTGCATTTACAGTTCCATTCTCCAAAACGACAATCGTGATGCAAAATGTAGTCAATGTTCAGCTACTTGTGATAATGAATCTCCTGGCCTGAGGAATTAAGTTTAAAATGATAGATTTGAGGAGCTTCTCCCTGAGGAAGAACGACAAGCGCATTGACTAGTATTTCATGTGAGAGGAACAGAAAACAGACCATTTGTATTGTCAACCAGATGACAGTTTTGAAGACGTAATCTGATTAGAATTTACTCAGCATTCATAGTCATGCATGAAATACAATCAAGTTAATTTGCATGTCAGTCAGTTCATACTGTATGTTCAATTGGGACTTGTTTACTCATGGAGAAATCAAGCTGTGATGGCGCTCCCCAGCTAACCCACGCCTCAGGCAGGGCAGTCGGTTTTCATTGAGGGAAGAAAAAGCAAGCCCAGGGCAGTGAAACCTGGTGGAGGAGAGAAGTCAGGGCGAGGATGCTGTCATATGAGATTTCCATTTACCTTAGAGATGATGGCAGCAGAATGTCTAAAGGACACTGTCGAATAGATCAAGCCGTGCCAGTTTGTCAATAGGAGAAAATAGACAATTTCCCTGGAACAAAAGCAACCAATTTTCCACCATGAATTTCCTCTAATGGTTTTTGTGTATTCTGTCTGTAGGCTTTGCAGCTCCAGCGGAAGAACAGAAAGATGTGCACAGGAAATATCGTATTTCCTATACGACAGcttttcttttagaaaaaaacCCAAAACATTAACCTAGAAATGAATCATTTATGACTTTGATCATGTTTTAGACTTACCATTGCTGATCTCAAGTATAGAGAAGCaaacattaaatcattaaataaaaaaaatatgatttaaaagtgCCATAACCCttgagaaaaatgttttaataaaattaatatataaaataaaaattaactgtgTAATTTCCAATAATGCCTGTGTTGACAGAGTACTTTAAATTCTTCAAAGTCTGTCAAATAAAAATCTTATCTAATAAGAATACTGTATCCCTGTATTAGTAGACAGATTAGTAACGTCAAAGCGCCTAATCTCAAAGGTTTTCCTAATAACGGGTCAAGTATAAACAGACACATATCCCAGTGTGGAATAACTTCAAACCGCCACAGAGAATCAAATCTGACTTCAGATAACACATGGTGTTGTTTTCCCTCAAACCATGATAAATTGTTGATAAACAAAGCAATTTTCTCTTTCATCCATCCTCAACCTGGATGAAAGGCGCAGCAATCTGTGTGCTGACAATTCTTCACATATGTTTCTCTTAGACACAAAGCTATTGTGAATCCCATGGACATCCAGACCTCCAGCGCCGTGTTCTGGACCTGCTTGAAGGCCATCACTATATGGGTTGTCTCAGTGCTGCTGGCTATCCCTGAGG
Proteins encoded in this region:
- the LOC127983672 gene encoding gap junction epsilon-1 protein isoform X2; translated protein: MNSSPPGLRLLRPPTVIGQFHTLFFGSVRTFFLGVLGFTVYGNEALHFSCDPDKREINLYCYNQFRPITPQVFWALQLVTVLVPGAVFHLYAACKNIDQEEILERLVSTVFYIISVLLRIILEALAFWLQSHLFGFLVDPIYMCDVSALAKIFNISKCMVPGHFEKTIFLSAMYTFTIITILLCIAEIFEILFRRLGYLNQPVT
- the LOC127983672 gene encoding gap junction epsilon-1 protein isoform X1 yields the protein MSLNYIKNFYEGCLRPPTVIGQFHTLFFGSVRTFFLGVLGFTVYGNEALHFSCDPDKREINLYCYNQFRPITPQVFWALQLVTVLVPGAVFHLYAACKNIDQEEILERLVSTVFYIISVLLRIILEALAFWLQSHLFGFLVDPIYMCDVSALAKIFNISKCMVPGHFEKTIFLSAMYTFTIITILLCIAEIFEILFRRLGYLNQPVT